A genomic window from Prochlorococcus sp. RS04 includes:
- a CDS encoding cupin domain-containing protein: MIPNKKNIEIIKQFNLSPHPEGGWFREIVRSENSLRREDGQSRNFITGIYYLLERDAKSAWHRVKNADEIWIYLRGDPLNLWCLDNDNKLIRNLILDSNNPVEMIPSGHWQAAKSTGEFTLVSCCVAPGFDFEDFELLRNTNHTSRLDKAINDLI; the protein is encoded by the coding sequence GTGATACCTAATAAAAAAAACATAGAAATAATTAAACAATTCAATTTATCTCCTCATCCTGAGGGCGGATGGTTTAGAGAGATAGTAAGGAGTGAAAATTCTCTAAGAAGGGAAGATGGCCAAAGTAGAAACTTTATTACGGGAATTTATTATCTTTTGGAAAGAGATGCAAAAAGTGCTTGGCACAGAGTAAAAAATGCTGATGAAATTTGGATTTATTTAAGGGGCGATCCTCTTAATTTATGGTGCCTAGATAATGATAATAAGTTAATAAGAAATTTAATTTTAGATTCCAATAATCCAGTAGAAATGATCCCATCTGGACATTGGCAAGCTGCAAAAAGTACAGGCGAATTTACTTTAGTGAGTTGTTGTGTTGCCCCGGGCTTTGATTTTGAGGATTTTGAATTACTCAGAAATACAAATCATACTTCTAGATTGGATAAAGCAATTAATGATCTTATTTGA
- a CDS encoding small RNA NsiR4-regulated ssr1528 family protein, producing the protein MEKMGMQAVDLAIQNGVDLDGTPIPQKMLDLYNRIMDEENKRQRSGVKKSMRNRCVKTGSKHFDKETLNQLLIDSGWEGLKEKEILFFYN; encoded by the coding sequence ATGGAGAAAATGGGAATGCAGGCTGTTGATCTTGCTATTCAAAATGGAGTGGATCTTGACGGCACTCCAATCCCTCAAAAAATGCTAGATCTATACAATAGAATTATGGATGAGGAGAATAAAAGACAAAGGAGTGGTGTTAAAAAATCAATGAGAAATAGATGCGTCAAAACGGGTTCTAAGCATTTTGATAAAGAAACATTGAATCAATTATTAATAGACTCGGGATGGGAAGGTCTCAAAGAAAAGGAAATTTTATTTTTTTATAACTAA
- a CDS encoding CPBP family intramembrane glutamic endopeptidase, which yields MILIRSFFLLRPRFLSTIFFIPILYGIGLALSQPLLLFNFEKENLSLIGTIITFLLFILLLPHWFYIKRNKSSAWIILGITKDKFLKNLVNFSQGILFALVLIILILVPLLQKNYISWIGEFSPIILLNSIVLGLGVGFAEEIIFRGWLQEELKFEYGTKISIALQAIIFSFVHNLSNEIFWDIAGLRLGFILLGIFLSLVKIRDKGSLWNCIGIHGGLVGIWFLLNNGLIEFKENTPSFLAGPFTQNVPNPIGSFSAIIILLLLCIFYTVKSKRIFTRRFN from the coding sequence ATGATACTAATTAGAAGTTTTTTTCTTTTAAGACCAAGATTTTTATCCACTATATTTTTTATTCCTATTCTTTATGGCATTGGCTTGGCTTTATCTCAGCCACTTTTATTGTTTAATTTTGAAAAAGAAAATTTATCCTTAATTGGTACTATTATTACTTTCTTACTTTTTATCCTTTTACTTCCACATTGGTTTTATATCAAACGAAACAAATCAAGTGCTTGGATAATTCTTGGGATAACAAAAGACAAATTCTTAAAAAACCTTGTCAATTTTTCTCAAGGTATTTTATTTGCTTTAGTTTTAATAATTCTAATTCTGGTACCACTATTGCAAAAAAATTATATTTCTTGGATAGGTGAATTCTCGCCAATAATATTGTTAAATTCTATTGTACTGGGATTAGGTGTTGGATTCGCAGAGGAAATAATTTTTAGAGGCTGGTTACAAGAAGAATTAAAATTTGAATATGGCACAAAAATATCAATAGCTTTGCAAGCTATAATTTTTAGCTTCGTTCATAATTTATCAAATGAGATCTTTTGGGACATCGCAGGATTACGTTTGGGATTTATTTTACTTGGGATATTTCTATCATTAGTAAAAATTAGAGATAAAGGTTCTTTATGGAATTGCATAGGAATTCATGGAGGACTTGTGGGCATTTGGTTTTTATTAAATAACGGATTAATAGAATTCAAAGAAAATACACCTTCTTTTTTAGCAGGGCCTTTTACACAAAATGTTCCGAACCCAATCGGAAGCTTTAGTGCAATTATAATATTACTTTTGTTATGTATTTTTTATACAGTAAAATCAAAAAGGATTTTTACTAGACGTTTTAATTAG
- a CDS encoding FAD-binding domain-containing protein: MKEINILWFKKDLRIFDNEALCEAIKDNDILPIFIIELDIWSQNTHSDRQWQFCKESLIDLRNALAEIGQPLIIRTDNVIDIFDEISTKFKIKGIYSHQETGDWLTYKRDQKVREWALSKNIIWKEFLQFSVFRGNLDRNNWSKKWQKNSEKNILKAPLSINPINFNIGEIPSDEIFSFKKEKCPGRMQGGRKKGLERMQYFFSNKLDSYSKDISSPEKSFDSCTRLSPYICWGCISLKEIFKKANISKNNNSTMLKSRLTWHCHFIQKLESEPELEFSEYHPFFKNIREKNNELLYSWSSGNTGFPFIDACMRSLNFNGWINFRMRAMLMSFASYNLWLPWQDSGSELANKFVDYEPGIHWNQCQMQSGTTSINTNRIYNPIKQGKDHDPEGKFIKKWIPELKDISLNFIHEPWLLSRFNQEEYEQINYIRPIIDIPISTKTAKKKIQEITKKDGYWDISKEIYLKHGSRKRSRKNINNKKNVSKEKEKQYELKLDF; the protein is encoded by the coding sequence ATGAAAGAAATAAATATCTTATGGTTTAAGAAAGATTTAAGAATTTTTGATAATGAAGCTCTCTGTGAGGCTATAAAAGACAATGATATTTTACCTATATTTATTATTGAGTTAGATATTTGGAGCCAAAATACTCACTCAGATAGACAATGGCAATTTTGCAAAGAAAGTTTAATAGATTTAAGAAATGCACTTGCTGAGATTGGACAACCATTAATTATTAGGACTGACAATGTTATTGATATATTTGATGAAATTAGTACAAAATTTAAAATCAAAGGTATATATAGCCATCAAGAAACCGGAGATTGGCTTACTTACAAAAGAGATCAAAAAGTAAGAGAATGGGCTTTAAGCAAAAATATTATTTGGAAGGAATTTCTACAATTTTCAGTTTTTAGAGGAAATTTAGATAGGAATAATTGGTCTAAAAAGTGGCAAAAAAATTCCGAAAAAAACATACTTAAAGCTCCATTAAGTATTAATCCTATTAACTTTAATATTGGAGAAATACCTTCAGACGAAATTTTTTCCTTTAAAAAAGAAAAGTGTCCAGGAAGAATGCAAGGTGGAAGAAAGAAAGGTTTAGAGAGAATGCAATACTTCTTTAGTAATAAATTAGATTCTTATTCAAAAGATATATCTAGCCCAGAAAAATCATTTGATAGTTGTACAAGACTATCCCCATATATTTGTTGGGGATGCATTTCATTAAAAGAAATTTTTAAAAAGGCAAATATATCAAAAAATAATAATTCTACGATGTTAAAAAGCAGATTAACTTGGCATTGTCATTTTATTCAGAAGCTTGAAAGTGAACCAGAACTAGAGTTTAGTGAATACCATCCTTTTTTTAAAAATATTAGAGAAAAAAATAATGAATTACTTTATTCATGGAGTTCAGGTAATACGGGCTTTCCTTTTATAGATGCATGTATGCGTTCATTAAATTTCAATGGATGGATTAACTTCAGGATGCGAGCGATGTTAATGTCTTTTGCTAGCTATAATTTGTGGCTACCATGGCAAGATTCAGGTTCTGAATTAGCAAATAAATTCGTAGATTATGAGCCTGGAATACATTGGAACCAATGCCAAATGCAATCTGGAACTACGTCTATAAATACGAATAGAATTTATAATCCTATTAAGCAGGGAAAAGATCATGATCCTGAAGGAAAATTTATAAAAAAATGGATACCAGAATTAAAAGATATATCACTTAATTTCATTCATGAACCATGGCTACTATCTAGATTTAATCAAGAAGAATATGAACAAATTAATTACATAAGACCAATAATTGACATCCCAATTAGCACTAAAACTGCAAAGAAGAAAATTCAGGAAATCACTAAAAAGGATGGATATTGGGATATCTCAAAAGAAATTTATTTAAAGCATGGCTCTAGAAAAAGGTCTAGAAAAAACATAAATAATAAAAAAAATGTCTCTAAGGAAAAGGAAAAACAATACGAACTGAAATTAGATTTCTAA
- the thiD gene encoding bifunctional hydroxymethylpyrimidine kinase/phosphomethylpyrimidine kinase → MYSKIVLSIGGSDSGGGAGIQADLRTFMALKVHGCSVITCITAQNSVEVTCVQPVEKNTLLNQLDTLFADFGIDALKTGMLLNERIINDTASKLKTYKITKIIDPVMVTRTGSKLLEDSAINAYKKLLLPIADLVTPNIYEANLLSGLEIRSKEDIENSARKIIGLGAKAVLIKGGGLKDMKGKDFFLDLNGRKEWLFNNFIKTKNTHGSGCTLSAAICGYKALGFDLFDSIQKAKLFVEKSLDNSYKIGSGPGPLGHH, encoded by the coding sequence ATGTATTCTAAAATTGTACTTTCAATAGGAGGTAGTGACTCTGGGGGTGGAGCAGGGATACAGGCTGACTTAAGAACTTTCATGGCCCTTAAAGTACATGGATGTTCTGTTATTACATGTATTACTGCACAAAATAGTGTAGAGGTTACGTGCGTACAACCAGTAGAGAAGAATACTTTATTAAATCAGTTAGATACTTTATTTGCTGATTTTGGTATTGATGCCTTAAAAACTGGAATGTTATTAAATGAAAGGATAATTAATGATACTGCTTCAAAATTAAAAACATACAAAATAACCAAAATTATTGACCCAGTAATGGTTACAAGAACTGGTTCTAAATTACTGGAAGATTCTGCTATTAATGCTTATAAAAAACTCTTATTACCAATTGCTGATTTGGTAACTCCAAATATTTATGAAGCAAATCTACTTTCCGGTTTAGAAATAAGGAGTAAAGAGGATATCGAAAATTCAGCAAGAAAAATCATTGGTCTTGGAGCTAAAGCGGTGCTTATAAAAGGTGGCGGTTTAAAAGATATGAAAGGGAAGGATTTTTTCCTTGACTTAAATGGTAGAAAAGAGTGGCTATTTAATAATTTTATAAAAACAAAAAATACTCACGGTAGCGGCTGTACTTTGAGTGCTGCTATTTGTGGTTACAAGGCGTTAGGTTTTGATCTATTTGATTCTATACAAAAAGCGAAATTATTTGTTGAGAAATCTTTAGACAATTCTTATAAAATAGGCTCTGGCCCTGGTCCCTTAGGCCATCATTAA
- a CDS encoding peroxiredoxin, whose product MQIGDKIPEFSLLDQNGVKRSNKGLKTPLVLFFYPKDDTPGCTIEVCGFRDKYDLFKVLGAQVWGVSNGSTSSHLAFANKNKLQYPLLCDTNDSLRKTFKVPKVLGFMDGRVTYVIDRKGTVRHIFRDLLNGPEHIKEAIRVLKEIQNQ is encoded by the coding sequence GTGCAGATTGGAGATAAAATTCCAGAATTTTCTTTACTGGATCAAAATGGAGTTAAAAGATCAAATAAGGGTTTAAAAACCCCCCTTGTTTTGTTTTTTTATCCCAAAGATGATACGCCGGGTTGCACTATAGAAGTTTGCGGATTTAGAGATAAATATGACTTATTTAAAGTATTAGGGGCACAAGTTTGGGGAGTAAGTAATGGAAGTACCTCAAGTCATTTGGCATTTGCTAATAAAAATAAATTACAATATCCACTACTTTGTGATACGAATGACTCTCTAAGGAAAACTTTTAAAGTTCCTAAAGTATTAGGTTTCATGGATGGTAGGGTAACTTACGTTATTGATCGCAAAGGAACAGTTAGGCATATTTTTAGAGATTTATTGAATGGTCCTGAACACATTAAAGAGGCTATTAGAGTACTTAAGGAAATTCAAAATCAATAA
- a CDS encoding DUF1651 domain-containing protein → MNTTNDFWLIDSNFVGVMRFYKDRDNSDKSIDYMFIEEGIIMGIHGENPPLMKTRKKIIIEEARLLWQKLLNEGWQKTNKKW, encoded by the coding sequence TTGAATACAACTAATGATTTCTGGTTAATTGACTCCAATTTTGTAGGGGTGATGCGTTTTTACAAAGATAGAGATAATTCTGATAAATCTATTGATTATATGTTTATTGAAGAAGGAATTATTATGGGAATTCATGGTGAAAATCCTCCATTAATGAAAACTAGAAAAAAAATTATTATTGAAGAAGCAAGATTATTATGGCAAAAATTGTTAAATGAAGGTTGGCAAAAAACTAATAAAAAATGGTAA
- a CDS encoding TenA family protein, with protein MKITKKLWQDNYEIALLSLNTKFVQGLKNGSLPKNIFQEYLAQDYFFLETFAKAYGLAVSKSKDKYSIRKLSELLMGVSEELILHETYAKEWDIDLSNNYIKKATKNYTDFLDDTSKRLSSVEIMFAMTPCMRLYSWIGKSLYKEDFDIKYKEWIITYSDESFEKLADSLENLIETNKETYDINQAKYLYRKAMELELDFFNAYSDF; from the coding sequence ATGAAAATAACAAAAAAACTTTGGCAGGATAATTATGAAATTGCTTTACTAAGTTTAAATACAAAATTTGTGCAAGGTTTAAAGAATGGAAGTCTCCCTAAAAATATATTTCAAGAATATTTAGCTCAAGATTATTTCTTTTTAGAGACTTTTGCTAAGGCTTATGGTCTTGCTGTTTCCAAATCAAAAGATAAGTACTCAATAAGGAAGTTAAGTGAACTGTTAATGGGTGTTTCAGAGGAGTTAATACTTCATGAAACGTATGCAAAAGAATGGGATATTGATTTGTCTAATAACTATATAAAAAAAGCCACTAAAAATTATACAGATTTTCTTGATGATACTTCTAAAAGACTTAGCTCCGTTGAAATAATGTTTGCAATGACTCCATGTATGCGACTTTATTCTTGGATAGGAAAAAGTTTGTATAAGGAGGATTTTGACATTAAATATAAAGAATGGATAATTACTTATTCTGATGAGAGCTTTGAAAAGCTAGCGGATTCACTTGAAAATCTTATTGAGACTAATAAAGAAACATATGATATTAATCAGGCCAAATATTTATACAGGAAAGCTATGGAATTGGAGTTAGATTTTTTTAATGCATATTCAGATTTCTGA
- the arfB gene encoding alternative ribosome rescue aminoacyl-tRNA hydrolase ArfB codes for MDLKITKTLVIPSNEIKWRFSRSSGPGGQNVNKIESRVEIIFNLEDSKVLNDYQKEILKGNLKNKLVNNSLRIAVQQHRNQLLNRQLALMKFSSIIKNALNKPFKLRKYTQPTKASQKKRVEVKKKRGELKKNRQKEKTYQI; via the coding sequence ATGGATTTAAAAATTACTAAAACATTAGTAATCCCATCCAACGAAATTAAGTGGCGATTTTCTAGATCCTCAGGTCCTGGAGGACAAAATGTAAATAAAATTGAAAGCAGAGTAGAGATTATTTTTAATTTAGAAGATTCCAAAGTATTAAATGATTATCAGAAAGAAATTCTTAAGGGAAACTTGAAAAATAAATTAGTGAATAATAGCTTACGTATAGCGGTTCAACAACACAGAAATCAATTATTAAATAGGCAGCTAGCTTTAATGAAATTTAGTTCAATAATAAAAAATGCTTTAAATAAACCTTTTAAATTAAGAAAATATACGCAACCCACTAAAGCATCACAAAAGAAAAGAGTTGAGGTTAAGAAAAAACGTGGAGAATTGAAAAAAAATAGACAAAAAGAAAAAACATATCAAATTTAA
- the pip gene encoding prolyl aminopeptidase, with protein MKDQVLFPKIEVREKGHLQVSDIHTIYWERSGNPNGKKILVIHGGPGGGSQPRYRRYFDPDKFDIIQFDQRGCGSSTPFSELKENSTNHLVDDIEKLRILLNIDSWHLFGGSWGSTLSLIYAIKNPSRVISLTLRGIFLCRKFELLWFYQYGASEIFPDEFEEYISVIPKEERNNLISSFYKYLTSSDSNLRSKAAAAWTKWELSTSHLINKKFDFDKSQVNSFSDAFARIECHYFINNIFLEDDFILKNIKTIESIPTKIIQGRYDVVCPVRSAWDLNKKLKNSELIIVNDAGHSMSEKGITKELIKAVKGIQNL; from the coding sequence ATGAAAGATCAAGTCTTGTTTCCTAAAATTGAAGTTCGTGAAAAGGGTCACTTACAAGTAAGTGATATTCATACAATTTATTGGGAAAGATCAGGCAATCCAAATGGTAAAAAAATACTAGTTATTCATGGAGGCCCAGGAGGAGGAAGTCAACCAAGATATAGAAGATACTTTGATCCAGATAAATTCGATATTATTCAATTTGACCAAAGAGGTTGCGGTTCTTCAACTCCTTTCTCAGAATTAAAAGAAAATTCGACTAATCATTTAGTTGATGATATTGAGAAATTAAGGATTCTATTAAATATAGATAGTTGGCATTTGTTTGGTGGATCTTGGGGCTCAACACTTTCACTTATATATGCAATTAAAAATCCCTCAAGAGTTATAAGCTTAACTTTGCGAGGAATATTTTTATGTAGAAAGTTTGAATTATTGTGGTTCTATCAATATGGTGCAAGTGAGATATTCCCAGATGAATTTGAAGAATATATTTCTGTGATACCAAAAGAAGAAAGAAATAATTTGATAAGTTCTTTTTATAAATATCTAACATCATCAGATTCAAATCTTAGATCAAAAGCAGCAGCAGCTTGGACAAAATGGGAACTGTCAACTAGTCATTTAATAAATAAAAAATTCGATTTTGATAAGTCTCAAGTTAATTCTTTTTCAGATGCATTTGCAAGGATCGAATGTCATTATTTTATTAATAATATTTTCTTAGAAGATGATTTTATTTTGAAAAATATAAAAACAATAGAATCGATTCCAACAAAAATAATTCAAGGTAGGTATGACGTTGTTTGTCCTGTTAGGAGCGCTTGGGATCTAAATAAGAAATTAAAGAATTCTGAATTAATTATTGTTAATGATGCTGGTCATTCAATGAGTGAAAAGGGCATTACTAAAGAATTAATAAAAGCTGTAAAAGGAATCCAAAATCTCTAA